aaaaataggtAGAgctctttttttccttttttacaatttttttattctatcttGCAGATTGTTGGTTCTCTGTGCTACACATGAAAGGCGGTGCCAGCGATCACCATTGCAGCAGTGTTGGCCCTAGGACTGCGGGTGCTTGGTTCCCAACTACCACCATCTCGGAACGCCCACATCTGCGTAATTCAACTACCTCATCAGAGTTATTGACTATAACAGACGCCCTTATTAATATGTTGCCCGGGCTCTGCGCTTATCGCCTCACTTCCAGCACAAGCCCCCTTCGACTCTATCCAAATCCGCGGAACGCCCTTACGCCCGTACGCCCAAGTTCGCCCTGTCACCTTGCGCGCTGTTCGCGAGCCCCGTGACGCCATTTTCTCCATCGTTTACGGTTTACCCGGGCTGGAAGGATTTAACGGATTGAAAGGCAGAAAAGTTCGTGCCTATTTCCGAAGTAGACAGCGTAGCCAGTTGAAGTGGACGCGGAAGACATCATGGAGGAGTGCGGAATCTGGGCCCGGGATACTACTCGACTCCACGCGGGGAGGCCCGAGTTCCGTGTTCCAGGCAGAGGGATCTCTCACATTTCCTTGACCAGTAGATCTGCATAGGATGACAGCATCGTCATGCTCTATCTCGGCGTTGTCGTGGTGTCTAGGCTGCGACGTTGAGACATTCGACTGTCCCCATTGATTGTCCCTCTGGGGAAAGCAAGAGGGAACCGTTAGATGATGGGAGAACCTTAGTgaatcggaatcggagaAGGATGCCGCCTATCGTTATCATCACGTGCGAGTTTGCACTGTTTGCATGTGTCACGTTGCAATTATCGCAAGAATGCGACTTCGACGTCAGCGACAATCCTTACCTCACATTGACTCCTTTACTTCCTCTGTAAATAAGCCCTATTGCAAATCGACTATGCATGCATATGGAGTTTTATGATACAGTTTTTCGTCTCTTATGATCCCCCTCTGCGGAGCCGCTTCCCCCCTCGGCCTCCGTCAGTCAACGTGAAATGGCAAGGCAACCGGACCCGCGCATTACTCTCGCCGTTGCCCGAGTCATTCCGGTGGTCCTTTTCGGCGTCATTATATATGCCTGCTATGCGGTTACAAAACCACTGTGCAGTAGGTCTTTTTTATTGTTCTGCACAACATACTTTGCTAACTCCTGACAGTCGATTATCTGATCCATCCGCTCCCGAAGTATGACCGCCCGAGCCGCGTTGGCGCAGGCGCAGCGATAATCGCAGTATTCTATGCCCTGTTGTTAATCCTCTTAATCACCTATTTCCGATTATTGTATAGCGTGGTGTGGAACCCGGACCTCCTACCTCGACCCTCAGATCTGGAGAAAGAGTCTGCCCATCCATCGTCTCGGCATTCGCAGGACCGTccttggaggaagagaaagtcGCATCGGAAATCAAAACCGACCGAAATATCGGATAAACCCGAGGGAGATGTTGAAAGAGCGCTCGATTATAATGCGGGGCCGATGATGCTCCCGTGGGACACAGCTGGGTTGGAGAACTTTTATAAGAAAGACGTCTTTGTGTGCCAACCGGATGGGAGGCCTATGTATTGCTCGAAATGCTGCCATTATAAACCCGATAGAACCCACCATTGCCGAGAGGTGGACCATTGTGTTCAGAAGATGGACCATTTTTGTCCTTGGTGAGTCTCCGAAATTCTTTCGTTCTCGGCGTGTCTGACGAGCTTCAAGGGTTGGAGGTGTGGTGTCGGAAACCTCGTTCAAGTTCTTCATCCAGTTCGTTTTTTATACAGCAGTATTCTGCTCCTTTATCATGATAGTATGTGCGATTTTCACTGCAGAATTGAAAAAAGATGTGggttgctcttcctccttacAATGAACCAATCCAGGCTGACCCTTTTGAAGACCGGCGATGTTAACCCCCATTGGGTTATCGGCATTGGACTGTTAGTAAACCCAGATTATTTCATCGTATCATTATCGCAGCTCGATACTAACGGTCCACAGGAGCGGCTTCTTTGGCTTATTTACTTTTGGAATGACTATGAGCTCTATGCAATTGGCCGCCTCCAATCTCACGACAATCGAGAACCTCAACCGGCGATCTGCAGTATGGACCTTGGCTATCCGGGTACCGAACCATGTGCTCTCATCACGATGGGCTCCAACCTTTCACACTGTAACCTACCCACTACCACCCATgccccctccgcctccgcctcctccgcagccCCCGATGCCAACTCACCCCGGAATTGGAGGCGGCGCCCAACCTCCCATGTCAAATTACcccggagctggaggtggcTACCCACCTCCGCTCCCACAACCTCCAACAGGCGCTGAGCAGCATGTCTTCGCCGTCCTCCAAACCCTACCTGGAGAGAATCCCTTCGATCTCGACAACCCCCTCAAGAACCTCCAACAAGTGCTTGGATACTCCATCGTTGACTGGCTTCTCCCTCTGAAGCGCAGCCCATGCGCAGACCATAGCAGTTTTGAAAGCGAGTTCGCTATGGGGCCCGTAGTGTCCCGACTGAAGAGGGAGGCAGGACTGGAACTTGCATCTGCTGCGGAAATTAATGATAGTAGTAATAATGAAGCAGCACCCACACATGGCCAGCCAAAACATaaacgaagacgaggaaggcaccaccatcatcataAACGACCGGAATGACAGCATTACCTAGCCTTTATTGGTTTATAGACTTTTCAGAACTCCTTTTTtgtatatttatttaattaatattgtTGGAAGGTCGGTTGTCTTTGTGGATAGAGTGTTGATATTGGTAATGCGATGCCGTTACTTGGTACCTGGTTAGTTGATTAATGTAGTAAGTCAATTCTTCCAAACAAAGTACATTGAACTATGACATGGGTGTTGCGCATCCAGTACACATTACTAGTGCCATCTGCTCACTCGTTCCCTCTCGTATTGTTCCGCCGAGTAATCAGCCCATTCACTCTGGCGTGGACGTGGATCATCAGTAAACTTCCGTGCAGTAAAAGAGACCCCGCTTCCAATGCTGGAAAGTGTTCCCACAAACGCAGCGAGGTTCTTATCTTTGAATTTTATAGTGCCAGCACCCGCCTCAGAATCAATCGGGCCCTCGTGTTCACGACACCTTGCCTTCAGCTGGTACGTCTGAGGTGTCCGTGTCCCTGCCTGGGCTTTCTTTGGCCGTCCGCGACCCCGTTTAGGAGGGGGTGCTTTCCTCTTGGATCCAGTCTGTGGTTTTctaccttcctcttcctcttcctcttcctcggaatcgtaatcgtcttcatcatctaaatggcctccagcttcacGGTCTGCCCGAGCGCCGTACTGCCCCAATGCTGCAGTATCAGTACCGATAAGCATGATGCCCCCAATAACCCCGAAGTCGAAACAAGCCTGGAAAATTCCAGGTTCATCGGTGGCATGGATGTCTAGACTTAGCTCGTCTGCTAAATCCGGTCAGTTgtcttcgatttcttcgCAATCAATAATGTAGCCCCCAACGGGCGACGggttcgtcttcttctttttcagTGATTTGAGGTACTCATTGTGCTCCTCTGTTTTCTCAGCCACTAgtttatcttcctcctccttaagtctcttcttttctgcctcaaattccttcttctccttagCAACATGACCTTTAGCCGCTTTCTTCACTGCGGCACTGTTCCAGCCCATAAAAGCAGTCTGTGTTATGCAGCCCCGAGCCGTCTCTTGATACAGACCGGAAACCTTTCCAGCGGCTTCTTGCATCTGCCCAATACGATATTCGCTTTGTAGAGGATACGGCATGGCAACGACAGTGGTCGTTTTCGTGCGGTCTGGTTGTCTGTCGCCCGCTCGCAAGAAGTATGCATCCATAACCAAGTCTGGATGGCCTGCAATATACTCTGTGTCCTGCGTATCGATCCACTCGCGGTGCATCTGCTCTTGCAGCGATATAATATGTGCAGGAACGGTATCACACTTCCCCGCTTCGAGGAACCGCTTCAACAGCATCGTTCCGTTACCAGAGAGCTGGCTTTCATCAAAGGACACCCCATAATGCTGCAACTGGCCGCGAACAAAGTTTGGACTATCTCTCAGCTGCTTTTTTCCCTTCAGGTGTGATCTTGGGTAGGAACATTCTCCGCAAAGAGGCGCCGTCGACTCGCTCAACCAGGCCGTTTTCTGTGAGGAACCTGCCGTAGCGGGACTGAAAACCATCGCGAGTGATAGTAGTATCTCTATAAAAGGACATGAGAGCGACGAGGGGTCGTCCGGCGTTGTCAGGGTTGAGTAAGTTAATCTTTGCTGGGCTGAACTACGATGCCCGACAACATCATACCTAGCCCGGTAGGTAGCTAAGGTGGGGGCTTGATCAGCCGTAGATCCATTGGCGCATGACTAAGTACTGCACAATTCCTTTCGAGGTAGTAGACCGCTGACATGGTGTTTAGTAGACTTGCTGGGTGAGTATGTAACCGATTGTGAACCGGTAACTGAAGTCCCATCCATCGTACTTAGCAATACCTGGAAAATGTTGCAGCAGACCGCCGCTCCACATTCCTAGCTGGCCTTGTTCTACCTAGCTAATTTAGCGCATTTGCctgatgtacggagtacataACTACAACGGCCCCCAGTTCCATTCGCAATTGAATTTCCGATACTAGTAATAGCAGCGGACAGTCGGCCCATTCAAGTCCAGACGCCCTTCGCCCGAGTAAGAAGTTAGTGGCGTTCTCATGGCTCCATCCAGGCCCTGGCCCGGGGCCGTGGCTTGGGCACGCACTGCCACTGGCCCGGGGCCTTTCCTCGGGCAATGCGCGTGCCATGCTTGCCGGGCCCGGAGTACATGTAGACCTTGCATATTGGACTGAGTCAAGTTCCACAGGGCCACAAGGCTAAATACCTCATGTCTCACGCCTCGCTTTCGAGTACTGGTATGTACGTATGCAGATAGCCCTCAGTGCCCTGTCCGCGCCTTGGGGCTGACGCACTGCCTACTCGAAGCCCTAAGGACCTTGAAGACCGGTGGTTTAGGTACTGTTCGGCTTGACATGATGACCAAATGAGATATTGGATTGAAAGTCGCGTATAATTAATCACTAAAAACTAAGTATGTGTGTATCCCGTGTATGCCGAAAGCCACTTGCTGTACAATCCCATTATAACTCCGTATTTGGGAACGGGAACTGCAGATAAATGCTGCTCAACCCAGCCTTGAAAAGACCTCGCGTAACAGATGAAGttgttctcttctttctcttctttctttttcttttcttttctttttcttctatGTCGCGGTCTGTCCTGCTGTCAAGGCGGGTCAATCGCCTACGTCCCAGAATGGGAGGGGGGAAACGAAGGGCAAAagtaagaaaaaagaaagagaccTGGGTCTTTCCTAACTCCGCGCTCGCCTGTATGCCAAACCATGATAGATGACCGATAAAAAAGACGGGGGAAAGGGGGAAACTAGGGACCAAGCCCAGCATAAGGGTAAGATGTCGAGTTTGCTTATGAGTGTATGTATGGGCAGTTCTCCTCGAATCGAGGCAACATGGCGAGGGCCAGGGTCATGTCTTGAATAGACAAGTTTCTAGCGATGCCGATGCAGACCGATACCGATGCTGTGACTGCAGCTCACCTTGGTGGATATTGAGGAGCTTCCTCAATTAGGTAAATCGTTTGCTGGGCCAGAGTCTGTTGTTGTTACAGCGCCAAGACCCGAGTGGGATCTTGAAGAAAGCGTCTACGATATCCTGCAATCTCTGTGGCCACAGTATTCATGTCCTTCACCCTGTCGCGCCGCATGTCGTTGATGGTTTCTTTTAATCCAGCAACGTAACTGTCACACTCTTCCGGTGTTTTGCCTTCCCGTAGAGAGCCCATTTGGACGAGAATTTTGTCATCTGCCGAGGTTAATAGTTCTGTGCGTCAGCATCCGCACGGGCAAGAAAAGAATATTTTCACAATCAAATGGGAAACAACTCCGGCAGCACATGAAAAGGACGGGAAACAAAAACAGGGGAGCAGGACAAAGAGGAACACAGGCAatgaaggatgaagagatgTGAAGTTTATGTCCAGCCAGATGGGGAGAGTTGTGCAAATTATTGTTTAAGCGTCGACGCACCGCTGAGAGCCATGTCCCGGAAATGTTGATATTCACAGGAACGGTCATTGCAGACACCACCTGAGGTCTCAAAGGGACAAAAATGTTTCAAGGGGTCAATATTATGGCTATAAGTTAGAGAGCGATAGCCGCCGGACACCTTGTCGTTGTAGTCTGGATGGTATCGATAGGCCTTGAACAGCTTGAGCGGACTAGTGTAGGGTGAGAATTTACGCTGTGAGTCTTCAGGGCGTCGCGTGTTCTGTGCGGCAAGTCAGCGTCGAAACTTCCAATAGAAACTGAGGTTTATCGCACATCCAGAAGGTCAATCTGGGGATATTGACTTGGTTGCTGTAAATCCAGTTCCTGGACCTTTTCAGTTAGCGGCTCACCAGCGACTTGTGATTGTTCTTCTGAAGACCCCGAGATTTCCATATTTGTGTCAGGGCTGGGGAAGTCAGGGCTAGGAGCAGGGGAGTAACTCGTATCAGAAGCACTAGCAGATTCTTCGGGTTCTGGCGGCTCATAAGCTTCCGAGGCGGGAGATTCTGGTGAATCGAGGTTCTCCGACTCTGCAGCGCCAGCCCTAGACAGCATGTCGGTTTGGGTTGGAGCGTTGGGGGCTTTATCTGTGGATAGCGCATCCTCCGGCTGTGATCCTTGGGGTCCATTCGGAAGGCCTGGGGCAGCTAGTACCATTTCTTCCATGGGCGCAATTGGATCCATGTTAGGATCCTGTGCGTCAGGTATCTCTTCATTTAACGAACCGGAGTCGCTGCTTGAATCGTCTGTAGATTCATCcattgaagagctggagtcttCTGACATAGACGTGTCTGATGGCTCTGCGGCGGGCGCGTCCGGGACGGGTATATCAACATTAGGAACATCGGGAACATGGTCAGCGGCCGGGGGGTTTGAAGTTGGAGGATTGGCGTGTTGCGCCAAAATAGTATCTTCGTGAGCTTGCTCATCTGCTTCTGACAAATCCGGGGCTGCTGTGTCTTCTTCTAATGCCTTGTTCTCATAGCCTTGAGCTATAGCGTAGTGATTGTAAGTTGTTGTGTCTGGGCGTTGATATCCTGGGATCGATAATCTTTGAAGCATACCTTGAACAACGTCGACGGGCATTTTCTCCTTTGCTTCCATGTCAATCAATGCGACATTTATACGATCAAGCGATAAACCAGAAACCTCTAGCTTCAGGGTGTTGAGCTCTTGTAGAAGTTGTCGTCggccttctttgcctttcgCTAGCTCCGACGATAATCTCTCTCCTTCGCTTCTCGTGTCAGCAAGCTTCATTTCAGACTTGTGTATTTCCGCGTCCAGAGAAGGAACACCAGCTTCGATCTCCTGAATTCGTAATATTTTAGACTTCATTTTCCTTAATCCATCAGCATCCATTGGCCCTAGAATTTCGTCCACGCCTTTGTCATCAATATTCAACATAGACGGATCAGATATTTCGGGCATATTAACGAGTTCGGGAGGGGATAGGTCTGAAGCACGAGGGGACTGAGTACGGCTTGCTAGCTTTGCCTTTTTACGTTGCTCGAGCTCGGCAATCCTTCGGTGCATAGCTTGAATCTGAAGATCCTTTTTCCTCAAGTCTTCCTGTTCGGTGTTTTTAAGATTGTTCGGCGTTGAGGAAGTAGAAAGACCCTGGCTCTGGGAAGTCGCcgggcgatgaggaagaccaTCAGCCGGAGGCGGATATACTCGGATTAATCCTTCTGCAGTCAAAGCGTCAGAAGGATGTGCAAAGGCTGTTTCAGCGTGCACGcttgcttcctcttcgtccccATAGAATTCATCGTCACTTATATCGATAACAAGTCTCTCAGGTATTTCatggctggtgctgttgctgaaggCCCTTTTAGGTAGGGGGATTGGTTCATCAAAATCCGATGCACGAGGACGTTTGCGTTGGCTTGAACGAGGGCAAGGTGCCGATTCGGGTATTGATTCTTGGATAGGGGTAACATGTGCGCCGTTTATCGCTTCCGGCACCTTCTCTGTCATAAATAGGCCAGGGATTTGATCAAGAGAAGCAGACTCCGGAACGGGTGGGCGTTCAGGTAACGGATGCTGAACAGTCCAGGATGCGTGGGCTTGCGGTGCCTCCTGGACAGAATTTTGCAGTTCTTTCTCTGGAATAAGGCTATCAGATGACGACTTCTGTAGATTCCTCATGAGTCCTTGCTTCTTCAGTTGTTCAATGCGTTGCCTCGCAAGTTCAGTTTGCGCCTTGTTCTTTTCCTTGACGCGTGCTTCTTTTTCGTTCACGGACGTATCTCGTGAAGGAGTAGTTGTTGTAGATTCATCAACTGCAGAAGGCAGGGCTTGAGGCGATGAGACGGTAGTTTCAATATCCGGCTGAGTTGGTGCGGGGACGGATGAGCTCTTAGCGGCTTTGGCAGCGAGCATTCGCGCGATCATGTCTTTCCGTTCCATAGGTTTAGCTGTATTGGGCTGATTAGAGTGAAGTGTGGGTCGCGCCTCAATGGATGTTAGCTTTGGCGTAGCACCATGTTGAGCTTCGAGGTGTTGTGTAGGttgattttctttctcgtttATGACTGACGTGCTAGCCCCGGGTTGAAGATTGTCACTGGAGCCTGCTACAGGGTCAAGATCCGCGAGGGGTGTGGTTGGAACTTTGATGCCAACTTCTTCATAAAGTTGTTTAAGTATCGTGGGATTGATACCTTCTCCAACAAGCTCACTGTAACGGATATTGTGTGGTGCTAAGCTGAGGAGGGCACCTTGCGCTTGCACCCGAAGTTGGGCAAGCGAAACGCCATTAATAGAGGACGAATGTTGGTCGAcggaggagggaagaagtgAGTCTAGAGCGCCCATGCCTTCACTAGTAGTCTTCATGGGTTCAAATAAAGATTTTGGCATGGGGGGCGATATGGCCTCTGTTGGCATGGGGGGATTGTAAGCTTGAGAAATGTTAGCATCCTGTATGTAAATAGAATAAGGGTGAGTTTGTCCATACGGGATCCGCTATCTCTACTAGATGCGCGAGGCTCGGGTAAtgcctcgccttcttcaatTTCTGATAGCGACTCCCGGCGAGTCTCCGCGGCGATGGCAGAACGGTCGTCATGTTTGGGGTGGAGCCCGCCCGAAGTCGCCAACTGAGATTGTTCCGCCTGCAACCCGTGCTCTCTTCCATTACCCGCCCCGTGGTATTTCCAGTTGCCGCCAGCTCTCCCCTTGGGGCGTCGAAAGCCACGCTTCTCCGTTCCCGTAGCGCCCTCAAGATCAGTTAATTCACCTTCTTCCCGATCCAAATCCTGCCTTGAACTTGTAATCGCCATCAGCTGCGAATCTGTCGCGTTCGACTGAGAAGGATGCACCAGGTTGTTCGTTGATGGCTGtggttgaggctgaggcaCATAGGAATGCGTAGGCAACTGCCCGGGCATCAAAGGATATCCCATGTGTGGCATCGCTAAATGAGGAGCCGGTGCGGGGGGAAAGGAGCCTGGGAAAGCAAACGGGGGAGGCGGGAAGGAGCCTGTCGCACCCGCGCCTCCCAAACCTGGAAGGTGCGAGTTTCCGTAAAAACTTTCGAGGTTGTGATATTGTTGGGGAGTCGAAGAAGGGTCTGGATTGAacggttgaggttgaggt
This genomic interval from Aspergillus puulaauensis MK2 DNA, chromosome 7, nearly complete sequence contains the following:
- the PFA5 gene encoding DHHC family palmitoyltransferase (COG:S;~EggNog:ENOG410PMPJ;~InterPro:IPR001594;~PFAM:PF01529;~TransMembrane:4 (i12-33o53-76i220-240o252-272i);~go_function: GO:0016409 - palmitoyltransferase activity [Evidence IEA]); amino-acid sequence: MARQPDPRITLAVARVIPVVLFGVIIYACYAVTKPLCIDYLIHPLPKYDRPSRVGAGAAIIAVFYALLLILLITYFRLLYSVVWNPDLLPRPSDLEKESAHPSSRHSQDRPWRKRKSHRKSKPTEISDKPEGDVERALDYNAGPMMLPWDTAGLENFYKKDVFVCQPDGRPMYCSKCCHYKPDRTHHCREVDHCVQKMDHFCPWVGGVVSETSFKFFIQFVFYTAVFCSFIMIVCAIFTAELKKDTGDVNPHWVIGIGLSGFFGLFTFGMTMSSMQLAASNLTTIENLNRRSAVWTLAIRVPNHVLSSRWAPTFHTVTYPLPPMPPPPPPPPQPPMPTHPGIGGGAQPPMSNYPGAGGGYPPPLPQPPTGAEQHVFAVLQTLPGENPFDLDNPLKNLQQVLGYSIVDWLLPLKRSPCADHSSFESEFAMGPVVSRLKREAGLELASAAEINDSSNNEAAPTHGQPKHKRRRGRHHHHHKRPE
- a CDS encoding uncharacterized protein (COG:S;~EggNog:ENOG410PTR0); amino-acid sequence: MLIGTDTAALGQYGARADREAGGHLDDEDDYDSEEEEEEEEGRKPQTGSKRKAPPPKRGRGRPKKAQAGTRTPQTYQLKARCREHEGPIDSEAGAGTIKFKDKNLAAFVGTLSSIGSGVSFTARKFTDDPRPRQSEWADYSAEQYERERVSRWH
- a CDS encoding uncharacterized protein (COG:S;~EggNog:ENOG410PTR0), producing the protein MVFSPATAGSSQKTAWLSESTAPLCGECSYPRSHLKGKKQLRDSPNFVRGQLQHYGVSFDESQLSGNGTMLLKRFLEAGKCDTVPAHIISLQEQMHREWIDTQDTEYIAGHPDLVMDAYFLRAGDRQPDRTKTTTVVAMPYPLQSEYRIGQMQEAAGKVSGLYQETARGCITQTAFMGWNSAAVKKAAKGHVAKEKKEFEAEKKRLKEEEDKLVAEKTEEHNEYLKSLKKKKTNPSPVGGYIIDCEEIEDN
- a CDS encoding uncharacterized protein (COG:S;~EggNog:ENOG410PNYB;~InterPro:IPR019607;~PFAM:PF10650), whose product is MPHMGYPLMPGQLPTHSYVPQPQPQPSTNNLVHPSQSNATDSQLMAITSSRQDLDREEGELTDLEGATGTEKRGFRRPKGRAGGNWKYHGAGNGREHGLQAEQSQLATSGGLHPKHDDRSAIAAETRRESLSEIEEGEALPEPRASSRDSGSPYNPPMPTEAISPPMPKSLFEPMKTTSEGMGALDSLLPSSVDQHSSSINGVSLAQLRVQAQGALLSLAPHNIRYSELVGEGINPTILKQLYEEVGIKVPTTPLADLDPVAGSSDNLQPGASTSVINEKENQPTQHLEAQHGATPKLTSIEARPTLHSNQPNTAKPMERKDMIARMLAAKAAKSSSVPAPTQPDIETTVSSPQALPSAVDESTTTTPSRDTSVNEKEARVKEKNKAQTELARQRIEQLKKQGLMRNLQKSSSDSLIPEKELQNSVQEAPQAHASWTVQHPLPERPPVPESASLDQIPGLFMTEKVPEAINGAHVTPIQESIPESAPCPRSSQRKRPRASDFDEPIPLPKRAFSNSTSHEIPERLVIDISDDEFYGDEEEASVHAETAFAHPSDALTAEGLIRVYPPPADGLPHRPATSQSQGLSTSSTPNNLKNTEQEDLRKKDLQIQAMHRRIAELEQRKKAKLASRTQSPRASDLSPPELVNMPEISDPSMLNIDDKGVDEILGPMDADGLRKMKSKILRIQEIEAGVPSLDAEIHKSEMKLADTRSEGERLSSELAKGKEGRRQLLQELNTLKLEVSGLSLDRINVALIDMEAKEKMPVDVVQAQGYENKALEEDTAAPDLSEADEQAHEDTILAQHANPPTSNPPAADHVPDVPNVDIPVPDAPAAEPSDTSMSEDSSSSMDESTDDSSSDSGSLNEEIPDAQDPNMDPIAPMEEMVLAAPGLPNGPQGSQPEDALSTDKAPNAPTQTDMLSRAGAAESENLDSPESPASEAYEPPEPEESASASDTSYSPAPSPDFPSPDTNMEISGSSEEQSQVAGEPLTEKVQELDLQQPSQYPQIDLLDNTRRPEDSQRKFSPYTSPLKLFKAYRYHPDYNDKVSGGYRSLTYSHNIDPLKHFCPFETSGGVCNDRSCEYQHFRDMALSDDKILVQMGSLREGKTPEECDSYVAGLKETINDMRRDRVKDMNTVATEIAGYRRRFLQDPTRVLAL